One Methanobacterium formicicum DSM 3637 genomic window, CGTATTTTCCACCACCACCTACTTTTATTTGCAGTGTTTTATCCCGGAATGCCTGTATTCTACGGGCCAGTTCTGGATCGATTTCCACTAACTCTTCCAGGGGAGCATCAATGAGTGCCGAGATTTCATCACCGAATTTTAAAATGAGTTCCTGCCATATCCTTTGCACGAACTTGGTGGTAACCCCTTTACTGTAGGTGAGGCTTATGATCTCTGCCAGGGGCATGATATGAATATAAGGGGGCCTGTGTGGAGGGTGGTGTGGTTTATCCCAGGTGGCCAGTTCTTCCACACGATAGTCCACCCCTTTTTTTATGGTACCACCACAGGGACATTTCATGTTCATTTTGATGGCTTCTTCAGGATGGAACTGCTGGTAACATTTGGTACAGGCAGTGTGATGATACTTACCCAGTCTCGGGTCAAACCCATAGTTTGCAGTGATCTTCTTATCAGCAATTGCACTAGCTAGTGAAGGGAAGTTCAGATCTTTAACGTTAATTTCATTAAACTCACGTCCCAAACGATGGGGCCATGGAGAATGAGCATCAGAGTTGGTGAGGAAAGGTATATCCTGTAATTCCTCAATGCGATCTGCCATGTCCGTGTCTGCAGAGAGTCCAAGCTCCACAAAATCGGGTGTTTCACTGTAACAGTCCATTATACTATTATATTCTTTGTAGATGCTGGTCCATGGTGTGAATGCATGGGAGGGTCCCATTATACATCCATTTTCAATGGCTAATTCCTGTATTTCAGCACCGCTCATGCGTACTCTGGGCCTACCATCAGAATCCAGGTTTCCTTTAAGTTTTTTCCTCATCTGGTATGCTGCTTCAAAGGAAGGGATGAGGATTAGATGGTGAACTCTTTTGGAATCTTCCACTTCCGAAGTTAGAATTAGTTTGGTTTCTGGATTTTTGGAAATCCCCTCTGGAATTTCTTCCTGGAGAAATTCATTGTGCATTTTCTTGCTTTCGGTGATCCTGAAAATCCCTTCAGCAGCTTCTTCAGTGGCTTCTTCTATCATACTAAGCCAGCCCTGATGAAATGCATCACCAGTTGCAACTAAATGCAATCCTTTAAGACTTCCCTGAGATGATAATAGTTCAGGAGTCATGTTTTTAGATGTGGCCATGGAGTAACGGCCGTGAATATGCAGATCAGCCCTTATAATCATGTTTTTACACCCTTTCTTAAATAAAATACTTTAAATCATGTAAAAAGAAGAATAAAATAAAAAAT contains:
- a CDS encoding TIGR00375 family protein, which codes for MIIRADLHIHGRYSMATSKNMTPELLSSQGSLKGLHLVATGDAFHQGWLSMIEEATEEAAEGIFRITESKKMHNEFLQEEIPEGISKNPETKLILTSEVEDSKRVHHLILIPSFEAAYQMRKKLKGNLDSDGRPRVRMSGAEIQELAIENGCIMGPSHAFTPWTSIYKEYNSIMDCYSETPDFVELGLSADTDMADRIEELQDIPFLTNSDAHSPWPHRLGREFNEINVKDLNFPSLASAIADKKITANYGFDPRLGKYHHTACTKCYQQFHPEEAIKMNMKCPCGGTIKKGVDYRVEELATWDKPHHPPHRPPYIHIMPLAEIISLTYSKGVTTKFVQRIWQELILKFGDEISALIDAPLEELVEIDPELARRIQAFRDKTLQIKVGGGGKYGELIFNEENSTKSSLDSFL